The genomic region GGTGGCGGCTCACTCGCAAAAACGTCCAACATACAGTCTAGCTGGACTGgattcaaaacatatttatgtgttagaatgacctagccaaagtccagatctaaatccaattgaaaatctgttgCAAGATTTAAAAACTGGGAAATCCATCTAATCTACCTGAGCTTGAGCCGTTGTGCCAAAGGCCATAGACAGAAATTTCAAcctctagatgtgtaaagctgttGCAGGCACGTTTACATAATTAGTTAAGACATTTACCTTATTTGTAATAAGATTTTTAAACCACGTATCATTTCCCTGCCACTTCAAAATTTATGCACCACTTTCtgatggtctatcacatgaaatcccattaaaatgcaATAAGGCCTGCGGCCATGAGAAAACAGGAAATCCAATGGTTttcaatacttttacaaggcactgtacgtTATTCAGTGTAGTGTAAGAAAAGTTTTGAGGAGTGTTTCCCATAAGACCACAGAAGACGAACCAGAGGTGGCCGCATTATAATTCAGATCAGTCTGTTGTTCCTTCCCTTTATCTTTTTTAGAAATAATCTGTAAACATTATCATGCTCCATATTGCAGCTCTATCACTTCAGTTGATCCTAAGGTTGAAGCTACTTAAACACAGTCTCATGGAGCTCAAGGCCAAGCTTGGAGGCAAAGCCAGtgcaaaccaaacacaacaagGCAAATACATCAATGACAATTTGACACTCCTGACCTTGCAGCTAACTGCCACACAATTATCTAGCActttttctgaagtccacagtctgTAAAggttgacaaaaaaaacaaaaaactagtaAATAACTTTTCTCCCTCAGTAGCTTCATGTtgctacaaaaaacaaaaaaacagcaattgAAACAAATGTAACAGAAAGGCCAACATTAAAATAGCTTACAAGCAGAAAACATCATTTATGGTAATTAtattgcatttatatttataggAAAATTTATGATAAATGTTCTGCTGTTAGTAAAGCTATGCCACCAAGATAAAGAGCTGTTGCAAGAGCTTCCTGAACCATTTGCAAGCTTGGTGCAAATAGGCAAATAAATCATGAACAATGTGGAGTGTTAAACCTGATTGCTACAGAAACAGCACTGAAATGCTTTATGACAAGGCACATGCCATTTACTCAGCAGCACCCCGCCTAGTACTGTAATACCTTCTGCCCAGGTGCCGTAATGCGCATTTTAGTATGAATTAGATACTTTGTGTTTGAACAGCTGATAAATGAGAACAAGCAAGCCAAACAACCTATATTGGAATAACAGCCCTGATTGATTTATCAGTGTTGTAAAAGAGTCAGTGACCGTGTCACAGAAGCAGCAGAAATCAAACAGCTGAGTTGGATAACTCTGAATGTCAAATCTCACAGTGATTCAGTGCCAACAGAAACACTGAGCACAAGGTCTACACAGAGGCAAGTTCCAATGACCAGCTCAGGTCTGGATGCTGTTATTCGTGTATTTGCTAAGAGACCCCCACATCATTTAACTATTATAACGGACAGCCACGCTTTTTAGCATCAACTAGTTTCTAGATTCTGTGAATAAAACTACAGGAACTGAAGCAGACTCTAAACATTCAAGAGACCAGGATCTGGAACACCTAAATTCCCATTCTGAGCGACAGCTTCAGGGAGGATGTTATTGTTGTTCATGGGAGTGGGAGTGAGACTGTTGCTCTCTCGTGCCAGCATGTAGGCAGCCATAGTCTCTGCAGACTCTGACGATGGCAAAAAAGAGCTTGGGGGCGACAGCTGAGCCACTTGCTGCCCCTCAGGGGCGTCACTTGAGCGCTTGGACGAATCGTTGTCCGAGTCGAGGTGAGCCAGCTTTTCCATCCAGATGCGGAAGCGCTCCTCAGTCTGGCGCTGCATTACAGCAAAACGTGTCATGGCCTCCTCCAGAACGCTGCCGATGCCGTTCCTGTCCCACGAACTGGTGTCCAGCAGCCCATGAATCTGGGCTCCCACTCTGGATCTCTCCGACGCACGTCTGAAGCCAGCTTTAAAGACATTGAGGCCAAGCCATAAGAAAATACAGTAGCACTTTCATGCTTCGGAGGTGGACTTGTGTATTAAAGAGAACATGAAGGTCTGTTTTGGGTTACGTGCAGATCGACTCGTTCATGCTGATGGACTACATCATGCAGTTGAAGCACTCAAATTGTTTCCGGGATGTAAAAAATGGCTGAAAAGATTCATGTACTAAGAGATAcctagaggaagaaaactggaTGTGTTGGTGACCAATTCAGGGATTATTGAGTGGGGAATACACTCATCCATCTAAAAGAAATTATTTGCAAATCTTTGGAGTCAGAAATGCTTAAGAAAAGTTTTTGAATACTAGTTAGCAAATGATTCTGGTCACTTCAACTCATACaagctttttaaaacagaaaaactacaaGTGTTAGCGTCTACTACAGACGGACTGAGAAATCAGCTGGTGACCAGAATTGGCAGATTTACAGCTTGTCCTGCCCTGCCTGGTGATTGGCCTATTGTAAACTCAAAAATCTGATCTGTTTCCGACCAGTGAAGGCCCCATACTGTTGTGCCGACAACATAGTAACTGTATCTTCTACAACATATGCCGTTTATTCAGGCAGCAAGACAGAGGGAGACTTTCAACAGACAACAGGAAGACTGAATGTATTATATATCTTTTAACTCCGGTCTGCTATGTAATATGTTGGATTTGGAATTGTTGGCAGTCTTTTGGAAATCTCTGATTTATGGTAAGGATCTACATTTTCCATGATTTCTACAGAGACTGTTTAAGTAATGCTAGCCAAACTAATGCATCAACTCAATAATAGAAGATCataaaaagttgtaaaaaatataaactccAAGTCAATTTTCCTGTTCTAAAATATTAGTAAACCTCCGTTTTACAGTGAATGCCCTCTCACATCAGTGTGACGTCCCCATCTGCTCCTAATATCAACATTTATTGACCGCTCACAACAGGAAggctagaaaaaaaataaatgccatTCTTATATGACTGTTCTTAGAGAGAAATTGGAATCAGCCTAAAATTGCTACTGGCAGGTCAAAACTGTATGAGCCACAAAATTCTAATTGGTGCATTTCTACTGATTAACTTAGGGCTTTGATCAGTGCAGGATTTTTACACCTTACTTTAGCTCACAACATCTTCAGCAGCGTGTTTGCATCGATTGTCGTCTAATAGAAAAAAGGGCAACATGACTTTTTGAGAGTTACACCTAACCACTAACACTGTTTTGTAGTGATGTAGACATTCAGTGACTCctaaatcaaaaatattagaaatagCATTTTCAGGCAAaacctaataaaaataaaagtcaatGGCTTACGTTAACGCAGTAAGATTTTCAGTAAAGTCAGTTTGGAACAGAGGGTGAAAGTATCTCTGACTCATTTGTTAACACTGCAGATAGCACCTACGTTTTAAATAAGTATCAATCAGTGAGTTGAACAATGCCGACTACACTTCCAGCATGCATTgatgggaaagaacagagaaaacatgaaaagtaaaaaaagacacTGGATGTAGGCCATCTAACTAAGCTATGCATTTAAAGATGACACAAATGACTTTAGATGatgaatggcaaaaaaaaacaaaaaaaacaaacaaaaaaccttaaaacaaTAGAAAACGAAAACATGGTGACTGATAAAACAAGCACAAAAAGCAAGCTTTGCAATACATTGACAGTATAAACTAAATATCAATTATATGTAAAACATTGCTATACATTTGGACTAAATCTGTACTGTCATGCAGGGAACCCCTCATTGTTAACCCGTGTGATTGATAACCAGTAGTTACAAATTCCTATGTGCTCTAATTTTCTGTTACACTGTGTATTTTATGGCAGTATTTTACACATGCAATCTGAATAGTTGGTACTGTTAACCAAGTATATTGCTGTGCTATGTGCATGTGGTAGGGTCATCGAGATTACCTGGAATATCTGTCTTGATTGTCTTGCTTCCTCCAGAAGTGTCATCATCGTCTGAGGAGCTGGTGCTGGAGTCACATGTGAGCTCACTGTCACTGGTGCTGCTGTCCTGCAGCAGGTTATACTTCTTCCGAGCCGCTGCTTCTCGTTTCTGCCTTAGCAGACGTATGCGCTCCTTGTGTTTCTGACTCCGATGACCTTTCACTTTTCCCAACTTGCCATTGGTTTGTTTTTCCTGCCCTGGTGCCATTGCTGTTGACTGGCAGCGGTTTTTCTTTGCAGCCATTGCGTTAGCAGGCATTTCACTCTCCGAATGTGATCGGCGAGACTTTCTGCCCCCTGAAGCTGTCTCTCTTTTTTCTGACTGACCAGGATCATTTGCAGTTTCCATACTACCCTCTTCTTCTCCGACAGGAGGAGCAGCACCTTCTTCCCCTGAGGAAAGTGTGTCTGAGTCAGCCAGGTGGCCACTGGAAGAAGGAGACAACATACAGGGATTCGAGGAGTCGCTTTCATAGATGTGACGCGAAACAGGCTTGTCACTCCCTGTAGAGGCATGTTGAGACTCTGGGGAGTCCCGACGAAGCTCCTTCATTAGGCATGGCATTGATAGGAGACTTTGCTCTCCCTCAGTATTCAAGGGGCTGTCCGCTTCCTTCTCCCTGGGGGGTGAACTTGTACTCGTGGTCGTCTCTGTTTTCAGTTGTTCATCCTGTTCTCCTTGAGCAGAAGCCGTAGCTGTCTGTGCTTCTTCAAGACACTCAGGTGGGCATGCAGCATCCAAAAATTCTTCTGCCTTTTCGGAATCAGCcatttcttgagaaagttaagaCCAGAGCCCAAAGGTCCAAGAAATATGGACCAATGTGCCTGGACAGGAACTCACCAgctggaaataaaaacaaataaaaacactgaacgATCAGATTAATCAAATTCATTcccaaagtttggacacaccttctcattcaaagagttttctttattttcatgactatgaatattgtagcttcacactgaaggcatcaaaa from Girardinichthys multiradiatus isolate DD_20200921_A chromosome 8, DD_fGirMul_XY1, whole genome shotgun sequence harbors:
- the c8h18orf25 gene encoding uncharacterized protein C18orf25 homolog isoform X2 → MADSEKAEEFLDAACPPECLEEAQTATASAQGEQDEQLKTETTTSTSSPPREKEADSPLNTEGEQSLLSMPCLMKELRRDSPESQHASTGSDKPVSRHIYESDSSNPCMLSPSSSGHLADSDTLSSGEEGAAPPVGEEEGSMETANDPGQSEKRETASGGRKSRRSHSESEMPANAMAAKKNRCQSTAMAPGQEKQTNGKLGKVKGHRSQKHKERIRLLRQKREAAARKKYNLLQDSSTSDSELTCDSSTSSSDDDDTSGGSKTIKTDIPAGFRRASERSRVGAQIHGLLDTSSWDRNGIGSVLEEAMTRFAVMQRQTEERFRIWMEKLAHLDSDNDSSKRSSDAPEGQQVAQLSPPSSFLPSSESAETMAAYMLARESNSLTPTPMNNNNILPEAVAQNGNLGVPDPGLLNV
- the c8h18orf25 gene encoding uncharacterized protein C18orf25 homolog isoform X3, with translation MADSEKAEEFLDAACPPECLEEAQTATASAQGEQDEQLKTETTTSTSSPPREKEADSPLNTEGEQSLLSMPCLMKELRRDSPESQHASTGSDKPVSRHIYESDSSNPCMLSPSSSGHLADSDTLSSGEEGAAPPVGEEEGSMETANDPGQSEKRETASGGRKSRRSHSESEMPANAMAAKKNRCQSTAMAPGQEKQTNGKLGKVKGHRSQKHKERIRLLRQKREAAARKKYNLLQDSSTSDSELTCDSSTSSSDDDDTSGGSKTIKTDIPGHMEAELSHKESFQHKGQIKVASSDSEVEIVGVQENARCAHPCGGVIKSLSSWKENSVDQLNSTNQSQLWTNVSPRPNWVSPPEVVDLTLDEDAGHKYLL
- the c8h18orf25 gene encoding uncharacterized protein C18orf25 homolog isoform X1, whose product is MADSEKAEEFLDAACPPECLEEAQTATASAQGEQDEQLKTETTTSTSSPPREKEADSPLNTEGEQSLLSMPCLMKELRRDSPESQHASTGSDKPVSRHIYESDSSNPCMLSPSSSGHLADSDTLSSGEEGAAPPVGEEEGSMETANDPGQSEKRETASGGRKSRRSHSESEMPANAMAAKKNRCQSTAMAPGQEKQTNGKLGKVKGHRSQKHKERIRLLRQKREAAARKKYNLLQDSSTSDSELTCDSSTSSSDDDDTSGGSKTIKTDIPDGPPVVGHYDISDTDSNQESMSVETVRPTVIRHELKTHRGQDMAALSGCIRALSSISGHMEAELSHKESFQHKGQIKVASSDSEVEIVGVQENARCAHPCGGVIKSLSSWKENSVDQLNSTNQSQLWTNVSPRPNWVSPPEVVDLTLDEDAGHKYLL